In the genome of Daucus carota subsp. sativus chromosome 9, DH1 v3.0, whole genome shotgun sequence, the window TAGCCCTTTGATTTTTGTCAAATATATGTGCACCAAGCGTATTTGACAAGAATCAAATCTTTTGGATAGATTTTCTACCTCGGGCTTCGCGCGGTCCAGTTGCCTCTTCGTCTATCCCACTACTATTACACTTCCCCGTAGTTTTCTCTATACCAAATCAGTTTCTTGTAAATCAGCCCATTACTCATCTTTTCAGTTTCCATTACATTTGAATCCCAAACACTTTCCTCTGATGGCGAAGAAAACCTCCCAAAATCCAGCCGCTCCAAACGCCTCAACTCAGAATGCTCCTGCCGAATCACTCTGGGTTGCTACCAATTTGATCGAGCCTCGTGACAACAACGTCACTCTCATCAAGAAATCAACACTGAATGTCATCAAATCGCGCTTGGGTCAAGGCGTGGTCGTTGTTACTCCCAAATCCACTGATCGTGCAGACTCGTTTAGAGAAGGTTGGGTTTGTCTTTACTTTTACCCATTTGACATCTCCATTCCGTTCCCTTTCTCGGATGTCATCAAAGATGTGCTGAGTTGCATGCGCGTTTCTCCGGGTCAACTCATGCCGTTTGCCTGGAGAACCCTCGCATGTCTCGAAGCTATCGAGAATAAGCATCACTTGGGCATCAATGCTGATGTAGTGAAGTGCTGTTACAAGATCAAGAAATTCTACGGTGTGCGTTTTGGATTCAGCCACAGGAGGAAAAGTATGCCCTTGATTCTAAATGTTGAAGGTGTGAACGACAGGTACTGGAAGGAAAGCTTCTGTTACGTTGAGAAATCTACTTTAGGAGAAGAGAGTTCTTATTTTGTGGAGCGTTGGAACCCCAATGGTACATTCcttctctttctgttctttgtGTGCTTGCTATGTGTTTGGCTAATGTTTTTTCGGTTGACTCTTTTGTGACACCATATCTTCTTTATGTAGAGCCCAATTTTGAATTTGATGATGACAACGAAGCGGCAAAGGAGATTGTGGACAAAATAATGCAGCTTCCGCTTGGTGATAGGTTGTGGCCTAATTGCTTGGGTCGCACCATCAGGAACTCCAGCGTGGTGAATGTTGAGGAGTACGCTAATCGTTTGGGCATGGTGGTCGAAAGCGACGATGATCAGTCAAGGTCTGCTACCGTGAGGACGGTTGCTCAGAGGACCAGAAGCAAGGCTGTCGCTTCTGCTGTCAAGTCTTCTGGGTCAGTTCAAAGCCTGTCTTCTAGTTCTTCTGATAGTTTGAGAATCGAACAGGGGCTGGAGGTCAGTTCCGATAGAGTCTTTGCCAAAGGTATTCGCAAACTCTATTCGTTGTTGTCTTTTCTCGTCTTGTCCATATGTTTTTCTATTATTCTCTTGATTCTCGTCGAGCCCTTTTATCTCGTTGTAGAGTTCAAGCCCCCTGTCCTGAAACCTTTTGATGGTTCCAGTAAAGAGTTGTTCGCCAAAAGATGTCGAGAGGAAAAGCCTAAAAGCTTTGAATGTCTTAAAAGCCCACTTTCCCTTGCTTCTGGCTCTTGTCCTGATCATAAAAGGCTCAAGCCCTCTACTGTTAACATTCAACCTCCCTCTCCTGTTCCTCTGATTTCACATGGATATGATCCTGAAGCCAAACCTTCTGAGTTTGCTCATATGCTGGATGGTCTGTTGCTTTCCCAATACGTGGAAGCTTCCTCCGGCAAGGATGTTGATGTTGTCGTGGATGAAGTCGCTGGTCATGCCTACCATGTGGGTTCTTTACTTTGTCACTTGTCCTTTCTTTTCCTCAATTCTTCTTGTCCCATTTAACTGATTACTTTGTCTTGACAGGTGCTGCAAGCCTCTCTTATGGCGCGAAAAGTCCACAAGGATCAAGCGTCCAAGTTGTCCGTCTTGCAATCTGCTCATAATTCGTGTGCTCGGAAGCTGAAGGGTGCACAGGAGTCTGCAGCTGCTAACTTGAAGGCGGGTCGCGAAGTTCAACAGGAGCTGGAGGAGTTTGTTAAGAAGGTGCGGACCATGGAGAAGGAGATGACAGGAAAAGCTCAAGAGGCAATCACCCAGCAGGCGATGCGGACTCGCGTCGAGGTTATGCAGGAGTACTACCGTGGAGAGCACACTGGCTGGGACTTGAACGAGACCATTCGAATTTATAATGAAGCGTATCCTGAAAATGCATTTCCGCTCTACACTGCACAGACTGGGGTCGCGGATGATGAGTTGGTTGTTGAGGACACAAGTCCTTCTGATGATGCAGGTGTCAAGGATACGGCCGTGGTTTCTGAAAAGGTGGATGTTCCTGCTGATGACGGCGGGGAGAACAAGGATGATTGAAGTAGGATTCTTAATCTCATATCGTAATTTCATGTCGTGGCATATTCTGTTGTTCTAAGACTAAGTTTATTTTTGTTGTTAAGCTCGTGGATTTGCTTTGCCGGTTTGGCAATGATGACCTTTTGTGGTTTGTGTTTGAACTTTGTGATCCATAatgtttatttatgtattatgtcAATGTTTATGTCATCGTTCACTTCGTAGGTGCATGCACTTTGTTGCTTAAGGTTTTATGAAATAGACGTACCGGTTTTCGATATGTTGGCGTCGTTCACATTTGGTGATTCTGATATTGTTGTTGAAAGAAAATAGAAGTGATCAATTGTGGTGATTTTACGTAGTAAAATGTGTGTTTACATGATGTTATGCTTCGCTTAATTAAGCTAATTTACTTTAATTACATGCTTCGGAAAAAACGACTAATCAGATAGTGGAATGTATGAAACAAGTCATAAACACACATAATGCAGATAAGCATTTTCGAGACAAATGGCATTCAGGCTATTTTATTGATGCTAACACGTTCACAAACAAAACATGAAAGGAGAATTGCATGTTCTCAAATACTATTAATGAAACTAACTGGTCCTAGCGacttattcaaataaataagggaAAGAGATGAATTCAAACATGATAAAATTTCAAGTGGAGTGCATTCCATGTTCTGGGAATCTGCTTGCCGTCTAGAGTCGACAACTGATAGGCGCCCTTGCCTACCACTGCATCTATGAGATACGGCCCCTCCCAGGTGTCCGCAAACTTTCCTGAGGTCGGGTCTGTCGTGTTTTGAAAAGTCTTTCGTAACACCATGTCACCCACTCGAAACAGCCGTATATGAACGTGTTTGTTGTAGTTCCTGGCAATCCTCTGCTGATAGGACGCCATCCTTAATTTTGCCGTCTCTCTTAATTCATCCACGGTGTCAATGTCGTGTGCCATCTCAACTTGGTTTGTTGCAGGTGTGAGTAGTCCATATCTTGCAGTAGGGGTGATGACTTCTGTGGGGAGCACTGCCTCCGCTCCATAGACTAGGCTGAATGGTGTCTGTCCAGTTGATGTCTTGGGTGTTGTCCTGTCTGACCATAGGACCCATGGTAATTCCTCTGCCCATTTTCCCTTGTGGGACGTCAACCTCTTCTTCAGGTTATTGATGATTATTTTGTTACTAGATTCTGCTTGGCCGTTGGCTTGGGGATACCTCGGagtagactttatcaagttgaTGTTGTACTTCTTGCAAAAGGATTCCGTCTTCTCACTTATAAATTGGGATCCATTGTCACAAACAATTTCTGAAGGGATGCCGAATCTGCACAGTATGTTTTTCTTGATGAACCCGATAACTTCCTTAGATGTCACTTGTTTGAACGCCTCTGCTTCAATCCACTTGGAGAAGTAATCTGTCATGGCCAGCATGTAGACTTTTTGACCTGGTGCTGGGGGCATTTTGCCGACTATGTCCATGCCCCATCTCATGAATGGCCATGAAGGTGTCGTCACATGCAAAAATTCAGAGGGTTGGTGGATCACTGGTGCATGGCGTTGACAGGCGTCGCACTTCTGTGCGAATACAACTGCATCTTCCCTTAACGTGGGCCAATAGTAGCCCATTCGTAGTGCCTTGATGGCTAAGCTTCTCCCTCCGGCGTGGTTTCCGCATTCTCCTTCATGAAGATCACGCAATGTCATGTCGACTTCCTCTTTGCCAAGACATCTTTGTAGCAGTCCTGTGGCAGATTTTTTGAACAGAACTCCGTCAATCAGGGTGAACCGTGAGACTTTCATTCGTAGGACTCGTGCATCACTGGAGTTGTTTGGCAGTGTGCCATGTTGTAGGTAGTCTATGAAGACTTGTCTCCAGTCCTCAATGCTGTCATCTGTTTGCATGGTGTCAGTGCATAAAGCATATTGTTCTTGTAGTCTAAGATTTGCAGGTTGCATGACATGTATTATGGGGATGGATGTTATACCAGTGTTTTTTAGCACAGCTCCTAGTCCTGCCAGTGCATCGGCCTCCGTGTTGTGCTCCCTTAGCACCTGTTGAATGTTGAAGGTGTCAAACGACAACTGTAAGTTTTTTACTATGTCAAGATATGTGAGCATTTTTTGATCTTTTGCTTCATAAGAGCCATTAACGTGATTAACAATTAGGAGGGAGTCGCAATATATATCAATGTTTTTGACCTTCATGTCTTTTGCAGTTGTCAAGCCCATGATTAGTGCCTCGTACTCAGCCTCGTTGTTTGTTGCTTTAAATTCACAGCATATTGAGTATGCCATGTTGTCCCCTTGTGGCGATTTCAGCACAAGACCAAGTCCTGCTCCGTTCACGTTGGAGGCCCCGTCAGTGTAAAGTGTCCATGGCAAGGGATCCGGGCATGCCGTGACACGTCGGAGTTCTTCTTCAGCTTGAGTCATCTGTGTTGGGCTGAAATCAGCCACAAAATCCGCTAAAGCCTGAGACTTGATAGCTGTTCTGGGTTCATAAACAATGTCATAGGTGCTGAGTTGAATTGCCCACTTCGCCATTCGCCCCGTCAACTCTGGTTTGCTCAAGACCGTCCTTAAAGGAAAATTCGTCAGGACATGTATTTTATGAGTCTCAAAATAGTGTCGTAGTTTTGTGGATGTCATTGTGAGTGCAAGAACCAGCTTTTCAAGAGGTGTGTATCTGGTTTCAGTTTCAACCAGGCTCCTGCTCACGTAGTACACTGGTGATTGTGTTCCCTCCACTTCTTTCACGAGGACACTGCTGACCGCATGGCTTGTGACAGAGAGATAGACGTAAAGGTCTTCTCCAGGGGTCGGTTTTGCAAGGAGTGGTGGTGATGTCAGGTAGCGCTTCAGTTCTGTGAGAGCTGCTTCATGGTCTTCCGTCCAGTTGAAGCCTTTATTTTTGCGTAGCACGTTGTAAAATAGTTTGCACCTGTCAGAAGATCGTGATATGAACCTGTTTAGTGCGGCCACTCTCCCCGTCAACTTCTGAACATCCTTCATGTTGTTGGGGCTGGTCAGGTCATGGATTGCTTTGATCTGTTCTGGACTTGCCTCTATACCTCTCCTTGTCACCATATGACCCAGAAATTTTCCGGATGAAACGGCAAAATTGCATTTTGATGGATTAAGCTTCATGTTGTATTGTCGCAAGATGTCGAACACCTCCTCGAGATGTCTGACATGATCTTCCGCATTGAGAGACTTCACCACCATGTCATCAATGTATACTTCCATTGTCTTTCCCATTTGATCCTTGAACATTTTGTTGACAAGCCTTTGGAATGTTGCACTTGCGTTTCTCAGGCCAAACGGCATGGCCAAATAGCAATAGACTCCTCTTTCTGTCACAAAGGCTGTCTTTTCCGCATCAGACGGGTCCATTTGTATTTGATTGAAGCCACTTGAGGCGTCCAAGAAGGTTAGGAGTTCATGTCCAGCGGTTGAGTCTACCATGGTGTCGATGTGTGGAAGAGGGAAGGGGTCTTTAGGACAAGCTTTGTTCAGGTCCGTGTAGTCGACACAAACTCTCCATTTCCCATTCTTTTTCTGCACTATGACAACATTGGCCAGCCATTCAGGGTAGTCCACTTCTTTGATCATTCCTGCTTTGAGTAGTCGTGAGACCTCCTcgttgattattttatttctctCTGCCGCAAATTTCCTTCTTCTTTGTTGCACTGGCTTGTAGTTTGGGTCGACATTCAGCTTGTGGGTGATTACATCTGCACTGATACCCGTTATGTCCTCATGTTCCCATGCAAAGGCGTCCAATCGAGTCGTCAAGAATTCCACCAAGTTTGCTTCCACGTTAGGCGACAGGTCCTCCCCCACTAGCACTTTTTTGTCCCCTGTGTCCAAATTTACTTCAGCCAGCTTTTCTGGGCCCGTCATTACGGGTGTTGGTGTTAGTTGAGGTTCGTGTTGGGTGGTTGGCTTCATACAGGTCTTGTAGCACTCCCTTGCTGTGGACTGTTCCCCTCGAATTTGTTGAACCCCCCATGGTGTTGGAAATTTGATGACTTGGTGAAACGTTGACGGTACTGCTTTCAAATCATGGATCCATGGTCTGCCCATTATCACGTTGTATGTAATCTCGCAGTCTATTATGAGGAATTTTGTCAACATGTTGAGTCCTTGTGCATAAGTTGGTAACGTGATCTCTCCTATTGTCCTCTTCGTTTCGCCACTGAATCCCACAAGCGTTGTGGATTGTTTGATCATGTCACTATCAGCCAAACCCATCTCCTGGAGTGTGTTTCTAGTCATTATGTTTGCTGCACTACCATTGTCAACCATCACCCTCTTGATTAGACAGTTTCCTATTTGAAGTGAGATAACTAGGCCATCCTGTTGAGGCTCTTGTACAGTCTTCCTGTCTGACCAGTTGAAAACCAGTTCTGTCATGTCATCTTCCTTTGCGTCCAACACGTTGACCTGCTTCCCCTTGCGTCTAGCTACGCGTTTTGCTTGTGAGTAGGTTGCTCCACACACCTCCGAGCCACCTGCTATGAAGTTTACGACCTTTTGATAAGGTGGTGGTGGCGGTAACTTTTCCGGTGTTTTGGCCACTGACTTTCCCGTCATGAATTCCGTCAAATACCCTTTTTTCACGAGGTATTGAATTTCTCTTCTCAATGCCACGCAGTCAGATGCCTTGTGTCCATAGTCGCCGTGAAAGTCGCACCATAATTTGGACTCTGGGTTTGCCTTAGGCTTGTTGCTCTTCACCGGCCATTTTATCACGTCTCCCATCTTTGTGAATTCCCTCATCATGGCGGCGGGTGTGATTGTGAAGCCATAGCTGTCGTAGGTGGGGGGAAGATTTGGGTCCTTTCTCCAGTCCGCATATTCTTGTGTCGAGTTCACACGTGTCTCCTCCCTTGAGCTTCTAGAGTCTCTGGTGTACGGTTTGTAATCCCTATCTCTTGTGGTCATGATCTTGCGATTTGGACGGTAATACTTGTCGTCACGTTCCTTTTTGTCCTCTTCGAGGCGCACCTGAGCCATTGCCTTTGCCTGAACATCATCTAGGGTTTTGCATGGATACTTGGTGAGCTCGTCGTACAAGGGTGAATCCTTTTCCAATCCCCTTCTGAATGCCTCAATTGCCGTAGGTGTGTCACAATTTGTGATAGTCACCTTCTCACGATTGAACCTCGTCAAATAATCTCTGAGTGGTTCTCTGAACCCCTGAACTATCTTGTAGAGATCACTTGTAGTTTTTTCAAACACTCTGCTGCTTGCAAACTGAAGGTTGAAGGCGTCAACCAGGTCGGCGAACGTCTCAATGCTTCCATTTGGGAGGCTCACATACCATTGCAGTGCTGGACCAGTCAGCGTTGAGCCAAAACCCTTGCACATGCACGGCTCCCTCAGCTCCTTTGTAATTGACACCGTGAACATTCGTTGTTTGTATTGTGC includes:
- the LOC108201410 gene encoding uncharacterized protein LOC108201410 gives rise to the protein MTTDDQQHHGSTSQGDNPTIQQLLETIRKMQDDMSSQQEAWRTERETLQRELTTARSKSNPTAREVLDTVARRLNMDDEEEEQYDEEIEVEHPEQRGPEVNDNGNGGGPNNDGGGPEKQDRNNGHNKGDRKKKKKGSKSTRSHSHDTMRKELQALKEMVQRIPGVPKPLEKAAPMSYADSPFSDNIALVEMPKRFAVPAMKTYDGTTDPQEHVAQYKQRMFTVSITKELREPCMCKGFGSTLTGPALQWYVSLPNGSIETFADLVDAFNLQFASSRVFEKTTSDLYKIVQGFREPLRDYLTRFNREKVTITNCDTPTAIEAFRRGLEKDSPLYDELTKYPCKTLDDVQAKAMAQVRLEEDKKERDDKYYRPNRKIMTTRDRDYKPYTRDSRSSREETRVNSTQEYADWRKDPNLPPTYDSYGFTITPAAMMREFTKMGDVIKWPVKSNKPKANPESKLWCDFHGDYGHKASDCVALRREIQYLVKKGYLTEFMTGKSVAKTPEKLPPPPPYQKVVNFIAGGSEVCGATYSQAKRVARRKGKQVNVLDAKEDDMTELVFNWSDRKTVQEPQQDGLVISLQIGNCLIKRVMVDNGSAANIMTRNTLQEMGLADSDMIKQSTTLVGFSGETKRTIGEITLPTYAQGLNMLTKFLIIDCEITYNVIMGRPWIHDLKAVPSTFHQVIKFPTPWGVQQIRGEQSTARECYKTCMKPTTQHEPQLTPTPVMTGPEKLAEVNLDTGDKKVLVGEDLSPNVEANLVEFLTTRLDAFAWEHEDITGISADVITHKLNVDPNYKPVQQRRRKFAAERNKIINEEVSRLLKAGMIKEVDYPEWLANVVIVQKKNGKWRVCVDYTDLNKACPKDPFPLPHIDTMVDSTAGHELLTFLDASSGFNQIQMDPSDAEKTAFVTERGVYCYLAMPFGLRNASATFQRLVNKMFKDQMGKTMEVYIDDMVVKSLNAEDHVRHLEEVFDILRQYNMKLNPSKCNFAVSSGKFLGHMVTRRGIEASPEQIKAIHDLTSPNNMKDVQKLTGRVAALNRFISRSSDRCKLFYNVLRKNKGFNWTEDHEAALTELKRYLTSPPLLAKPTPGEDLYVYLSVTSHAVSSVLVKEVEGTQSPVYYVSRSLVETETRYTPLEKLVLALTMTSTKLRHYFETHKIHVLTNFPLRTVLSKPELTGRMAKWAIQLSTYDIVYEPRTAIKSQALADFVADFSPTQMTQAEEELRRVTACPDPLPWTLYTDGASNVNGAGLGLVLKSPQGDNMAYSICCEFKATNNEAEYEALIMGLTTAKDMKVKNIDIYCDSLLIVNHVNGSYEAKDQKMLTYLDIVKNLQLSFDTFNIQQVLREHNTEADALAGLGAVLKNTGITSIPIIHVMQPANLRLQEQYALCTDTMQTDDSIEDWRQVFIDYLQHGTLPNNSSDARVLRMKVSRFTLIDGVLFKKSATGLLQRCLGKEEVDMTLRDLHEGECGNHAGGRSLAIKALRMGYYWPTLREDAVVFAQKCDACQRHAPVIHQPSEFLHVTTPSWPFMRWGMDIVGKMPPAPGQKVYMLAMTDYFSKWIEAEAFKQVTSKEVIGFIKKNILCRFGIPSEIVCDNGSQFISEKTESFCKKYNINLIKSTPRYPQANGQAESSNKIIINNLKKRLTSHKGKWAEELPWVLWSDRTTPKTSTGQTPFSLVYGAEAVLPTEVITPTARYGLLTPATNQVEMAHDIDTVDELRETAKLRMASYQQRIARNYNKHVHIRLFRVGDMVLRKTFQNTTDPTSGKFADTWEGPYLIDAVVGKGAYQLSTLDGKQIPRTWNALHLKFYHV